The sequence ACTGATTTCACGACTGATTATACTGTCTATGCTCCCGACGAGGTGGTAGAAAGGGCCCGTAGAAAGCTGGGCGAAAAACGTTATGatcatttttcaaatgattCAAGTCATTTCGCGCGATGGTGTAAACTTAAATTGTacagaaattgaaattaatcGTTATAGCCAATATTGTTTCATGGAATCTTTAGTAAACATATGACTTGATATGTATTAATGACATgtctttgttttgtaattttgttacatatctAATTGTCAACAGAAAATCAATCCTGATGCATTGGCGGAAGAACTTTAACCAGTTTGTCAATGGTTGACTTATCAAAATAAGAAATGAATTTTAGTgttagaaattaaaatacaCATACAAAATTACTACATATTGTCCTTTAAGATCTGTGAAAGTATATTTTACGAACTGCTGAACAGTTTGTTGTACCTGATTTTGTGTGAATCTTTTATTcattcaaatgaatttaatacaAATGTCAATTCATGACACGTGCTGTTAAAGGTATAACATACATATATGATATGACGCAATCCTTTGGTCCAGAACTTTGTCTATATCAAATCTCAAACTCAATCTTAAAACCTGAATTAATCATCTGGAACGGgatatttgtttaaagaaaatatagaaaaattgaTTGGCAGTgtcaattcaaaaaaataaatctataaataatagttttggataacaaaatcacaaaatttaagataaatcttTCTGTGTTAAGACTTGAAGTTAAATTAGTCTTATTaatctattttaaataaatcatgggagccaaatatttgttaaacagcgatgtttaaattttaaaaaactacAAGATAAGAGAAGCATCTATTAACATTTTGGTTTTCAAcgataaaacataaaacataaaaataaaacataatgtatTGTTTGCTATTTTGAGTTAATCCACAGCATCACTCTGgattcctccaccaataaaagactggccgccacgaaatagACCGAAAGCGGGGCTAAAAGTGGCGTTACAAACAcctaaaatcaaattaaatcagaaCTACTCAGTCGGCtgcaaatttcaaaatgacggTCCTAATATTTGAACAACTTCATACAAGAAATCTGCCATAATTATGATATGCGTTCATGAAGTCCTGGCATTTTTTGTATCGAAAGTtacttatgtttttttcatttgttaatgcTTACTTCTTTGACTAAATCTCAGATGAACTTGGTTAATAgaaattaattgtattaaattCAACAATCAATAGAGCTATGTGTATTTAATATTcctcatatatatttatgaatttatgggaatattttatatttgatataatagaAAGCACATCTTGAAGTTttatggaaaacaaaatatatagaaattgccTAAAAAAGAATCTGTTGGAATTCCatatcattataatttaatatgccaCAATCGAATTAAATTTTCCACGAATTTGACCTACAGAATTAGACTTATCCCAAGGTTTATTTaccatgagcaacacgacgggtgccacgtTTGGAGAAGGATATAAGTAACCTTCCgaagcacatgagatcaccccagtgtttggtggtgttcgtgttgctcattatAGTTTCCATgctgtgttttgtatacttttgtttgtcAATTAGACATCTTACCACTAAGATTTAAACGAAACGGGTGTAAtcaattataggcaaccatatatatttatgctTTATAGAAGACATAGGATCTGtactcttatatatatatatatttatgcattGTTATACCCAGAGTGTTCTTGCATTCATTTGTAAtgtattcctgtcatgtaatgttgtcatgttAGCGGtacatttaacattgccataaagcgCGAGTAATGGCTAgcaacaaaaccaggttcaatccaccatttttgtcgagcctgcgacttttgtctcTGATGCTcaaacagttttcacttgacctcgacgtcatttcatggatcagagAACAAGGTTTAGCTTTAGTGGTCAAGTCTATATCTCAGATATTCTGAGCAAtagaattaaaattgagaatggaaatgtggaatgtgtcaaagagacaacaacccgaccatagaaaaatcaacagcagaaggccaccaacaggtcttcaatatagcgagaaattcccgcacccggaggcgtccttcagctggcacttaacaaatatatactagttcagtgataatgaacgccatactaatttccaaattgtacacaagaaactaaaattgaaataatacaagactaacaaaaaccagaggctcctgacatgggacaggcgcaaactagtatatttggtgtatggaaggactgttaGGTCCAACtggtaggtgtcatctgaccttgacctcattttgatggttcagtgattatagttaagtttttgtgttttggtctgtttttcttatactgaatgcaaaggtcaactttatttggtatatttaatgattgttaggtgtacatgtctagctggcaggtatCATCAGATGACCtcgttttcatggttcattggttaagttaagtttttgttcttatgtcttttttctaatactataagcaataggccAACTAttttttggtgtatggaaatattttatgatgtacatgtcagtctcaCAGGTTTtgtttgaccttgatctcatttcaTGATTCTATGGCCGGTCAATGATTAGTTTTCTAGGTTGAGTCTGTTCcttagaaactataagcaataggtcaactatatttagtgtattgaatgattgtatggtgtacatgtatttcttgtttggCTTCAGCGTGTGCACTTTTGCTCTGAACatgtcctgtactaagtcagaaTTATGTCAGTTGGTTTCTAATAGTTCGCCCAATCGATTTGTGACTTTTGACCAGCGGTAgacaactgttgcctttatttatatatgatgagttGCAGTTGTCGATAGTCCATAAAACAGTCTTAGCCCAAAATACGCACGTGCTCATACTTAGTTACTATTTCATGCATTGTTTATTGTTGTATGAGGAAGTTTTGCGGCactggaaaataaaattgaagaattttttatgagttaaaaaaaaaaaccaatcagcTAATTATGTGAaggtgtataaaaaaaagtcttactcAAAAGCCTGTAATTTCGGTAATAATCAATTGATCTTTTGGAACCTTTATCTTATAGAAAGCCAATACCGCGTAAAGAACATGTGATCCATTTGCGTGGTTGACTCCAAGTAGAGCAAAAGTAGCAGTTATCATGATCATATTGCTACagtaaatatatcaaacaacaACCAATACAAAAACTATATAAAGAAGCGTATCAACTACTATGTAAGTGAATCAAGATTTTAAGAAGTGTGGAGTTGACCGCTTCACGTTCTATACCAAACTGTTAAAtcaatagacaaacaatagatgTGTAATATCGAAAAAATCATACATCGGATCACCTTTCCCAAATGAATTAAATgctttataaaatgtttaaaaatccTATTTACCAATATAACTGATTGACGAAGGTAAATGTTTAATTCAAGATGAGACATGCACAAGAAGACAAGTAGATTATTTAAGTGTTCAACAGttccagaaaaaaatggggTAAGGCTCATCTTTCTTTAGTGATATTGGCccttttttatcagtttttgtaCTGTTCTTGCGTACTTTTTAATTTTcgtttaataattgtattaagaAAGTTTGTTTAATAACGTGTTTTTGATGAAACAACATCAAATATCTGTTCACAAAGAAACTGTTTACTGCTTAATGATGTGGGTCGTGTTTGCTTCTTATTTAAAATTAGAGTAATagaatttcttttcttttccagGAAGAGCATGAAGAAGAAATGTAAAAGAATATGGATCAGACATGATTATTCTCTCAATCAGAACGATCTACAAAGATCTCCATCTGAAGAGTCAGTGAAAGTTTTAACAATGCATCAATACATTAAACCAGAAAAGCCTGGTTTTGCAAAGATTACAGAAGAGGATGAAATAACAGAAGATCCAGAAATTGACGATTCCTGCAGAAAAGATAACAGACAGGAAAGTAATGATGATCTTGATAGTAGAAATAATCAAGAGACACAACCTGTTGCATGTCTTGAATGTGTAAAGCCGATACAGGTTTTCAGAGGACAAGAAATACAAATAGGGGATCACATCAAATTTCATGGGAAAATATATGATCACCACGCaattgtattaaaagtaaaacctTCAAAAGAAAATGATCATAAAGTAGTTGTAGAACTGGTGCATGCATCAAACACCACAGCTGGTGCAATTTATTGCTGCTTACAGCCATTTAGTAGCATTGCAAAACTGTTAagtgaaacaaaacaaataaatttaaaaaagatgaaaGTAATGGTTTATAAATATTCGAACACAGTCAAACATTTTTCACCAGAAAGGATAGTCAAAAGGGCAGTCGAAAAGAAATCAGAACCTGGTTTTAAATACGACGCGCTAAATAATAATTGCGAGCATTTTGCAACATGGTGCGTTACAGGAGAGAGTCTTAGCTTACAAGTTCGAAAGATAAGAATGGTAAGGTTTCTTTTTGCAAATCAAGGATTTCAAGGTATCAGAGACGAAATTCTCCGAAATAAAATCGAATATGAAAATGAGATGCTCTGTAAACCGTGTtttgaaagaaatgaaaaactATTGAGTATTGCGAAACAACCGATCAAATCTAAAGGTGACGTTAAGATTGGTGATATTATAACATACACTTATTACGGATGTTTGCATTCTGCTGTAGTGCTAGACATTGATTCACACGACATGTCACTACAGTGCAAAATAGCCCATTATGCATTCCGTGTTTTACACAGACACAGAAAAATACGAGAGGAATCGCTAAGAATTCCGCTTGATGGAAGTGTGAAAGTTACGGATTACTCCAATAACGGTTATAGTGTATACGATCCAAAGGAAGTGGTTGATAGAGCAAGAAGTAGGCTTGGAGAAACAcgatatgtatatttttcaaatgattcaAGTCATTATGCTCGTTGGTGTAAACTTAAATTGTATAGAAAAAGAATGATTATTActgcaaaatcaaaattgttaaatgtaACATTAGAAAACAACCCGtcttaatataatttaattcttgCTTAATTTGTTGCAACTATCATAgaaacattgaaatgacaaaataggTCAATCACGGAAtttacaatagatataggaagatgtggtgtgagtgccaatgagacaactctccatccaaataacaatttaaaaagtaaaccattataggttaaagtacggccttcaacacggagccttggctcacaccgaataacaagctataaagggccccaaaattactagtgtaaaaccattcaaacgggaaaaacaacggtctaatttaaGACTATTTAAGGCGCTTTAActccagttaaaaaaaaaccacaaaaagatAGATAAAAACATTGATACTTTAAACTGATCTAACTCTAAAATTCATTATATCTGATTATCTGTCTATAATTTGTTCATTCTAATGATATTTAATATACACATGCAAATAATAAGACATGATCTTAAATGACTTAATGGTGATATCATGACTTTACATTAAAGCTTTATTCAAATTAGATGTTCAACttatatattcatttgtaaCCTTGTGCAAATTTTCCAATTATAATTTCCACAGCTcatttactttgtgtataaccTACCAAATAAGACTTATTActtaaattgtttatacatgAACAAAATCGCATTGTCTTATGTGGAACAGGAGCTGAGTACTactccggagcacctgagatgtCTATGTTGTcgttttatgccccacctacgataattgaggggcattatgttttctggtctgtggctccgttcgttcgttcgtcccgcttcaggttaaagtttttggtcaaggtagtttttgatgaagctgaagttcaatcaacttgacaCTTAGTACACTAGTTGCTTatgttatgatctttctaatttaaagcaaaattagacttttgaccccaatttcacggtccattgaacatttaaaatgaaagtgggagtttcaggttaaagtttttggtcaatgtagtttttgatgaaattgcagtcaatcaacttaaaacttagtactaATTTTTCttatagtataatctttctaattttaatgccaaatcaGATTTGTACCctatttcacggtccatggaacatgtcAAATGATTGAAtgtggcatccgtgtactttggacacattcttgtttatttttttgtttgtctttttttaatgtcaaagCAGGAGTTTGAATAAAccttttgtatcttttaaacttttacacttaatgaataagacaaaaaaaaaacacaaaaaattaaatacacacaCAATCAGAGAGAAATTTTTTAGGAAGACTAAGTACAATTCTGAATAAAGTTTTCAAAGTAATATTGGGTAAGATTTTTCTGCGAGTGACAGTCTGTGCTTAAAATTTTGTCTTGATCGGTGCTGGTAATAACGAATATTGTGAATAATCCATGGGCTTCTACTCTGATTCagtatacattaaaaaaaattaaaatgtgtgCAAGTTCATGTTTTGGTTCAGTGCTGGTGGGTCTGTATACGATCATAGTcatttaaggttcatgtggaccctatggctaaaatggccgtattttcacctcaaaattttctctgagtacaggcaaacctgtgcatctggaaaagttttaaggcatagcatgccctagataaatagaattcaaatgcattgtatgatttagaaaattcataacttaactggattttgccgtacactttttttcgtctctgcagaagatgataaaattaacaaacagttgcgtttaccttgatatggtccactcaggtacacagtttaaataacgaattattgtcaggtatctattgtccatctaatatccatgtcaatttaaaatgctcagtttaatttttacctgtggGAATTTCTCAAACCtgtttcccaacttagtttattttggcaccttctggagaaatgaaaaaaagtgcacggAACAatcctggtaagtttttatttttataaaacataaaacatactaaaaatacatttatctagggcatgctatggctgaatttttttacagatgcgcaggtttgtctgtactcagtaaattttgaggtgaaaatacggccattttagccatagggtccacatgaaccttaaaaaAGAAGTGGAGTATGATTTGAATAAAACGGTGCAGATTCAATAAAATTGGGCAAATACTTGTATTCAATCGTTGTAACTCATATTTCAACTATAGACATTTCTTTGACTGTAATAAGCGTTTCTAAATAATGGTTACTTCATATCACTTGAAACGGCAACATCCTCAATTCAATAGGAGAAGAAATGTGAACATTATAAGTAACCATATTTCATAACCAACAAGCATAAACCATATTGTATGAAAAGctacaaaaaaatgtgtgaGGAAGGATGATTTATCTCCTTGACAACTGATTAATAACGCCTTCAAcaccaaaaaacaaatacatcttAATGTCTGACCGAACTGAActgtacataattgtttttaatttcgatAAAAGGaatatttagcattttttttctttaaaaaatctacaaaagaaCTGCATTtcaatatgcttttttttaacatttttaatgacattaacacaaaaaaaatctttttttacagatatcCTTCAAGAAACGTAGGCATAATGTCAAGattttcagtatataaaattgagaatggaaatggagaatgtatcaaagagacaacaacccgaccatagaaaaaacaacagcggaaggtcaccaacaggtcttcaacgtaacgagaaattccttcagctgtcccctaaacaaatatatactagttcagtgataatgaacgccatactaatttccaaattgtacacaagaaactaaaattaaaataatacacaaaaaaacaagaccagaggctcctggcttaggacaggcgcaaaaatgcggcggggttaaacatgtttatgtgaATTGTTGAGTGTCTAGTCTGCGACAAAAAACGTTGAATGCGAAA is a genomic window of Mytilus trossulus isolate FHL-02 chromosome 1, PNRI_Mtr1.1.1.hap1, whole genome shotgun sequence containing:
- the LOC134704649 gene encoding uncharacterized protein LOC134704649; this encodes MGKSMKKKCKRIWIRHDYSLNQNDLQRSPSEESVKVLTMHQYIKPEKPGFAKITEEDEITEDPEIDDSCRKDNRQESNDDLDSRNNQETQPVACLECVKPIQVFRGQEIQIGDHIKFHGKIYDHHAIVLKVKPSKENDHKVVVELVHASNTTAGAIYCCLQPFSSIAKLLSETKQINLKKMKVMVYKYSNTVKHFSPERIVKRAVEKKSEPGFKYDALNNNCEHFATWCVTGESLSLQVRKIRMVRFLFANQGFQGIRDEILRNKIEYENEMLCKPCFERNEKLLSIAKQPIKSKGDVKIGDIITYTYYGCLHSAVVLDIDSHDMSLQCKIAHYAFRVLHRHRKIREESLRIPLDGSVKVTDYSNNGYSVYDPKEVVDRARSRLGETRYVYFSNDSSHYARWCKLKLYRKRMIITAKSKLLNVTLENNPS